The nucleotide sequence GCAGCTAAGTGCAGGGTGAAGAGATCAAGATAGTCTATGGCAATGGAACAGAGGTGAACTGAGGCCAACTGCTGAGTCTACAACTAtgtagggaaggaaggagcaCCAGTAACCAAAACAGGCAGAGGGACATGGAGCCCATGGTTAACCTGAAAGAGAACTTCTGGCAACCCCTCCTGTCAGATGACAACTTTGAAGGAACACAGTTGTGGTGGATTGTGCCTTTAATCTTAGGACTAGGGAGTCAGGTCAGTCAAACTCTCAAAAAGGAAGGGGGTGTGTGAAAACAATTCTTTTAAGTATAGTATATTCTGTAACTtcaccttccttttcttctagtCCTCAAAGGAAAGAAGCTAAGCCTACCAATGCCAGTTTGAAGAGATGGGCCACACTGTAAGGCACCCAGAGCAAATCACTTGGATTGATCTCCTTGGTGACTTACATGGCTGGTGTGAATTGGAGCAAAGCCCTGGCAGACCTTCCTCTTACCATCAGCAGCAGGACTACTTACATACCATCAATGCCTGGTCCAACTGCCCGAGTGTGAGGCCTTACAATGGGCAAGTGAAAATAAGGAGCCACAAGATACTTCCTCCATGAATGACCAACAGTTGCTCCTTTGACTACAGTGGAGGGCTCATGCCACGGAACTCGTAGACACATTCACAAAGATCCTTCCTAGGTCAGTGTGGAACTGAAGACCCTGGATGTGTGTATGATATCACACAACCCACTCCCACACTACATCTTAGACTCAGTTGCCAGCCTAGGTGTCCACCATGGTCATCTCACTGTGTGACTCATTCCTGTGCCAAGACCCATCATCAACCCCACTTTCCCCTCCCAGTTTGAGGTGCTAACTAGGATAATTAGTCATTCAACTATCAATATTTGTTGTCTGGAGCAAAATGTTAAGATTACACTCAACTCTTGGAAAGGtttgaatgtaataaaaattcaCACCTTTATTgtcaattgtttttatttatacctacaaaagaaaacaagatggtATCAAAAGGACAATTTACAAACTAAGAATAGTAGTAACAGCTCTTAGCATCATCCTGTGCCTTAACATCACACCTACAATTCAAGTCTCAATGACAGGAATGTGTGGAGAGATCAGCAAAGGCATTAGCAGAGCACTGATCCCAAGCAAAAGCCACCAACCTTTTAGATGAGAAGTCTGCACATGAATTGTTTGGGAGGGGTAGGGGAAGCAGCCCACAGCTTAATACCGAAGCCCTTTCCCTAAGTGAGTTAACCACCAGGGCAATCAACCCAGCTCCAAGGGTTTGCCTAGTCTGTCCTGAGAACTCAAAAGGACAGACAAGGAGGCAGAAGTCATTTGCACTAAATAGGAAAACTGCTAGTTTTCTGCTGTACCCAGGCCAAAAGAGCTCATGAACTAGGAAACCAGATGTTAATTTCATCTGGAGTATGCTTCTGATGGGGAGGAGAGGTGCCACTGCTTCATCCCCAGAGGTGTTAACAGAAGAGGCGTTTTGAAGAGCTACAGTACCACAGGATAGCCCATGGTATAATGCTTAATAAATACATCTGAATTTGGTTGTAGAAAGAGTTATCTGTAACAGGCTGGTCAGTGTCCTTGGTTAGACACTGCTTCCTTTTAGCAGggtgagagacagacacacactttGGTTCCAAAGCACAGAGGAGGGTTGCTACACATCTGTGCCCACCATTCTCCCTTAGCTTAACATTCTGTAAATAGTAAGGAAAACAAAAGGATGCCAAGCGTTCATATGCGTATAGCCAACATATGCTGACAACCTACCTGTTATGTCGCACACTGAATCCTACTTTCAGAGCCCTCAAAAccacccctttcctcttcctgaagGACACCTCAAGAGTATTGTTGAGACTGTTAGAAAGCAGCAGGGTACTCTTGAGGGCACAGCCAAGGAATGCAGTGGGGCCTCCTCCCTTTAACTGTTCTGTGAATGAACCGCCCACCCACCACTGATCTACCACGGGCACTGGGGCCATCTCCTGTCGTCCTATCCTCTTAGGTGACACAAGAGCAGAATATTCTTTCAGATGCATCTGTTGCTCTTGGGAGTTTCAGTAAGAAAACACTGAACAAATGGACGAGGAGACAAACGCACCCACCTTCACACTGGAGAGTAAGGTGGGGTGGGCTCTAGTCCTCCAGAGTGCCTCCTAAAGCACTACCTACCTTGGAAAAGCTGAGTGCAAAGGGACTCCGAGGATGAGTGCCTCCAGCTGCTACAAAGTACCACAGAACAGGCTGTGGAGACTAGCTCTCCACGTGCAGAGCAGCCCATGAGtcattcttactttaaaaatactgaGTTTAAGAGGAAGATCTGCCTGTTTGGATTCCATCATTTCTAAAGGCGCTCTCTACACCGTAGACTCAGCCGCTCAGGAAGCTTCTGCTAAGCACTGATGCTTACGGCTCATGATGGCTATCTGGCTAGAAACTGACTTGCAgatgttccctggttatatgggggggggggggggcggcgggcggCAGGCCAGGCAGCCTCTACCCAGATGCCAGTCTACCCAGCAAAAACAATGTcttgtactttttaaattaaaaaaaaaaaaaaaaaaaaaattgcttgaaCTCAAGAAATTTAATTTCTAACTCAACACTAACCTGGTTAATATTTAATAACTGCAGGAGAGTCAAAACCAATTAGGAATTTTTTAACTGTCAAATGCATGTCATAAGCCATCAGCCAAAATGACTGGTTGTCTTAAAATCCATCAGGCAGGCCTGAGTAATCTAACTCCAGTACTTAAAACCCACCATGGACAATGCGCATGGAAGTCCCTCTTGGCTTCTCCCAGGAAGGAGAACAGTCTGAAGCAGATGCCACCATCTTCTGCGGGACCATTCATCCTTCCCTCCCcgccttcccctccttccctatCAACAGGCTCCAACAAAAATGCCTAATACCTTTAAGATGAAAAATAGCTCAATATCCTCAACATGCATTAATTCGGGGGAAGAAATTAATCTTTTCCAgtcagttttatatatatatagttatatatatatatgtatttttttcccttacaaAATGTGTTATTACAGACTGGATCTTTTGGGTGGGCAGAAGAAACCTGGCAGTGAATTTTAACTAATCtgcattaaaaaaagataaaccaCAATGgttggaaaaaggaaaaataaaaacgcAAAGGGCTACAAGGGTAAAAGAATAGACAGTATTCCTTTAGATGGAATGAATCTGCAGGAGGCACTCCACCAAGCAGCTTCATTTacgagagggaggaggagggggagggggaggagggtaCTGGTAAGCAGTCTGCCCCATGTAGCCTATCATATTGGTAGCTCCTGGAGGCTGTGCAAACTGCTGGGACAtcagtggctgtggctgctgcccAGCTCGGCCCAGACCACTGAACTGCTGGCTGGAGCTCTGGGAGCTCCTCCCGCTCGAGGCGGTGCCGCCGGCCCCGTAGGTGCCAGCAGCATACTCCTGGGCCGTGTAGCCACTGGTGCCGTAAGCAGCTGCCCCATAGGTGCCTTGAGCATACGTGTATTGGCCTGCTTGGGCCCCAAAGGCAGAATTGGGGCTGCCATAGCCGCTGCCGTTGGCATAGCTGGCTCTATCGGTTTCACTGCGATCCCGGTAGCTTGTAGAATCTCTCCGGCCACCGTCCTTCACCCCTCGAAGCCTCCGGTCACACTCATCCTGATACATCAGATTGGGATTGTTGGCTGAAGAAGTAGTCCGGTATCGAGAGCGACCTCCTGGTGGGAGGATAAAGGGATCTTTAATGCTAGTATGTGATCGGAACAAACTGCACATAAAGGGGAACAGAACTACTCACCACGTCTTCACTGTCAGCAATGCTAGTCTCTAAGTTAAGTTAATATTTCACTCAACGTGGTGCCTTTTAGACTCTTCTTGAGTTAAcaaaaaacaatctttttttttttggttttttaaagacagggtttctctgtgtaaccccggctgtcctcaaactcaaaagatccgcctgcctctgccttctaagtgctgggattaaaggcatgtgccaccaggaaCAGGCTTTATGAGAAAGGGtttctgtttagccctggctgtcctgaaactcacaatgtagaccaggctgaccttgaacttgagatctgcctgcctcttccacttgagtggtgggattaaagatgtgcgccaccactgccagaccaCAAAAACAATCTGGCCAGGAGAATAAAGCTGAGTGTACCTCACAACTCTACATCAGCTGTATGCCTCAGCTAATACTATGTtatgaaatgatgaaaaattaCCAAATTCTCCACATGCAAAATTGAAACcttaataaaattaagaaacagtTTAAGGGTATCAAGAAGCCAACAAGAGTTTAGCTTCACATGTATTTATTAAGAGACAGGTTCTAGGAAGCTCAATCTGTCCCTAAAGAGTCACAGCTGGCCTTACCTCCAGGTGTCAAGAATTCTAGGCAGCTGGGTATATAGTGACAAACACTTGATCCTAGCAGTTGGGGgaaaggggcagaggcagaagtagctctttgagtttgaggccagcctgatctacagagaaagttacaggacagccagggctgttacacagaaacctCTTGAGctaccccccactccccaaaaaTTTACTGGAATGTACTACTAGTTTCATTTTGAATATGCATGTGACCCAAAATTTAAATAATGGGTCTTAGATTCTCACATACCAGGCTACAATAGTAATGGCAGCATAATGACAAATTTTGCTTTCTGACTTACAAATGAGGTCACAAAAAAACACTAAGTATTCTCTGACTTCCAAGCAAGAGCCTTCACagatcaaaatgaaaaacaaaacaaaacaaaaagaagaaggaggagaaggagaaggagaagaagaaaacacaccagCAAAAAACAAGGCACAATTAGTATTAGGAGTCCTTGGTAGTACCTGGAAAATTCCAGGACTTACCCTTACCCCCTCCGCCGCCACCGCCTCTGTGGTCCACCAGCTGCATCAATTTTGGATTGATAGCCTGATTGGCCTCTTCCAACACTTTGATCAGCTCTCTAGCCTGCTTTAGGTTCCCCGGGGTAAAGAAGGTATAGGCAGTGCCCTTGTTGGTGCTCCGGGCCGTTCGGCCAATACGGTGAACGTAATCCTCTGAGCTGTTTGGATAGTCGTAGTTGATCACAAACTTCACATCTTCCACATCTTCCAAGTCAATGGTGAGCCGTCGTGTAAGGTGAtgtggcagagaaagagaaggtcAAGGACAATGCCAAGAGGAGGGGAGCACGAGTGCAGATGACAGCAAGAGGAGAGAGGACCAAGTTAGTGACCACTCTGAGCAGGCACAAAAAAGACTCATCCCAACAGAGTAAAAGAGGATCAGGGACTCTCAGGACACAAGCGGGCACTGCGCCTGGATTTGCTATAATCCCAGGGAGTCCCATTGAATCCCCAAACTCCTGCCTCTTCTGTGACCGTATGCTGACAGGAGCTACACTAGACCAGAGTTCAGACGGACACACTCGAGTGCCACCCACCCCTTTCAAAACTGGGATGGAGAAGGAATCAGTAACCACCAGGAAAGTGCAGGGCCAAATCACTTCTACTCTGTTGGGAGAAGCCTGGCACAGACTACCAACAACAACCAACTTACCTTCAGACCAGTCACAGAGCAACCTGGAAAGGCACTCAAGCTACTCACTACATTCTCAGACTATATATACAGTTAGGGTTTTTTCGCTTGTGTAGTAGttaaaaagcaaaccaaagcCAAAGTACACAcctcttttgctttgtttgaacACCCACATTATCTTTCCCTTTGCAGTCACAAGAACACATTACACTAAAATTTCACTGTACTACCAAGCCCAGCTTCTCAAGTGAGGTTTTTTCCACTCAACTCAAGGTTATTGCAAACTTAGTACTTGTATCATCAATGATCAGATTGTCTAAGTGACCTGGAGATTCAATAGCCAAACAATGTGGGGAAAACCATGAAACCTTGAGACACACATTGAATATTCTGTACACGGCTAGGAATTGGGCTGGGTAACCCCCTAAAACTTAAAATCATGTAAATGTTAGTGTAATGCTTTCAGCTAAATGTAGTTTTTTAACCTACTTAACAAACAAATTTAATAACAGAATCCTAATtttttgtggaaaaaaatctgCATTTTACAAAGAATATTCCGAAGATATCCTAGATAAAACACAGATTTCTGtgatagaaataattaaaaaacattctCTGTTTGTTACCAGACCGATGCACACTCCCTCCTCCTTTGGGAAACCGCTGCAGCCGATCCCGTCTCTTTGTCTTTTATATTTGGCGGCCTCCTTTCGAAAACTCCGCCTTCTGACACGGGACCACTGGAGCGCGGGGAGCATGCATCAAGGGTCCGTGGCAGTGAGAAGTCCCCACACACGCTCGCTCTGTGAACTGGCTTAGATGCTTCTCTGTAGCCCCATTTGGTTGCCAAGCGCCGGAGAACCTGGGTTCAGGTAAAAATTTCAGGTCCTCCAACGCCTCCCCAAGGTAATTGGGGTGAttgtagaaaaattaaaaaaaagttacatcCAAAGGGTCAGACGCATCTATTGCCCAGACTGGATTAATTTCAGGGGAAAGGGGagatgattaaaaaacaaaaattcagctGTTGTTAGGGGCATGTGAAGTAGGGGCATTATGTCTGTTTCTTATTACAATAAAGGCTCCTCAGTCTTTACTGACCCCTAAAGTCCTGAATCACACCAGAAAGACGAGAAGGCACTTATCACAGGGGGCAGCTTGAGTCTCCGGCTTGGGTCGTTGAtgccacaaagaaaaaatattataggGCAAGGATGGAAGAGTGgggtgggcgggggtgggggtggggggttaacTCCGTAAGCACATCTTCAGAGCTTGGATAATGGCCCTCCGTCACTCCCACTGAGTGACCATGGGCAACAGACCATGCTGAATGACTGCGCTGGATGCACAGGAGTGTGCTTTCCAAGCAGCAAGCACTGGGCGGGCTCCAGATGCTAAAGTTGGGAGTACTTCTGGAGAGGCTCGATAAAGGGTGGACACACACGGTGCAAGGTCTTCATACTACAAAGGTGTCCGGGGTACACAAAGCTGACTGAGGCCACCTGAGAGCAAGCCCAGAGTCTGGTTTTCCCCAGGCCAGGCTGCCCTGAGGCTACTGGTGCACCCACAATATTATCTTGCTGTCTATAGAAGATGCTGTAGCAGGGTAAGAAATGGAAAGTGCCATGTTTTGGCCAATGGCCTAGGAGAACCTAGGCCGTGGCCTGCAGCGTCAATCACTAATTGGGAGGGAGAATCTAAGACTAGCCAGCAGGCTCATCTAGAGCGGCTTCGGGCCAATGGAGATTGCCTCAGCCATGTACTGAGTGATCTGCAGCTGATATCAAAGCTtctgctaaaaaacaaaacaaaatcaattcaATACTTTTAGTTCAACAGTCtgtagtttaaaacaaaaaagaaaaagaaaaaaagcgaAATAAAAAATATCCCAGTGGAAAGGGAACAGTGGTCGCCTGCAGATGACTATCATGAAACTATGGGAGGCCAAGAACTTACCTGAAGGGATCATTTAAGAGACCATCGCTCCACACAAGTGAAAAAAGGCCTGGTGACTCAGCTGAAAATCGCACCCCTGTCTATGAGGTAGAAGCCTTCACTTTCCAGGATCTTGTAGGACCTTGGTCAGAATCTGCCATTGTGGTGGGTTTTCTCCCTCCTTTTGATTTTTACAAGGCAGCAAACAAAGGGGCCCAAAACAAGCACTGATGTTGAGTAACAAGAAACAGACTCAGgcaccttccctctccctcaccGGAATGAGGGAGGGTGGGATCAAGAGTCTAAGTTATTCTAATGGCAGCCAAttgattttgttaaaatatgCAAGGGGACATAGAACAAAGATTTTAATTGTCTAGGCAAGATGCACAAAGAAGCTACCAGCACATAGCAAGCCTGTTTTAAAAACCACCATTACTGAAAGCGCTTCTATAAACTGCTTTCAggcttctgcctcctctcccaacAGGCCCAAGTTCTAATggcacagacccagacatgacctCAGAGGGAAGCGAAACCCCCGCCATGGCTGCAGGTCACAACCTCTGAAGGAGTTCACGGGATAAAAAAGCTCCATCACTGCTGCATTCAAAACTTGTTATGCATTCTATGTTCAAGTGCACAGGGAAACTTGGTACTTCTCACCCTCCTCAACAGGAAATTAAACACAGCAATAATGGATTCCTCACAACAGACATGACCCCCACTCTCAAAAACAAGATCTTGCTATATaacctaggttggcctcaaactatcGATTCTCCTGCCtaagccttccaagtgctggattttacaggcatatactaccatgcccagctgtaaGAATCTTTTTGTGGAGATAGTGTCTCCCAATGTACCCCTAGCTGGTCCATAGCTCACTAggcacaccaggctggcctccaactaaagaaaccacttgcctctgtctcccaaatactgggatcaaaggcatgcattaCTATACCCAGCTGAAATAATCTTTATGAATGTAAACATTTTGGGTCAGACTTGTTCAGTTCAAAACAATAAGCCAAAGTATCACAGGCTACTTGTATGTATCTTAAATCGTGGGTTCAAACTCCCAAAGAACATCTTCAGATTAAGTTCTTAAACGGACAACACATCAATGGCCAAATGATGGGTAAGAAGAGGGGAAAATTGCCCATCATTTTACTCAAGTGACACCAGGCAATGCAGATTCAATAGAATGACATTATAGTACAGAGTAATCAAACCCTTCTTAGTAAATATTCATGGAAAGTGGCCTCTATGTTTGTATCTATAATAGATAGGACTGGTATAAGGGAAAAACTAAAGAAACCAGCTTTTGCTAGCTAGGTTTAATTAGGCTCCTTCTATCCAGCCAGAAAactgaacaaaaccaaaaagaaatgaagctgtAAAGGAATGTCTCCTCTCCCTATAACTTAACAGTCATGCCTAGGCCTTGCTGCAGACCAAAGCCTGTTTGTCAGGAGCCAACGAGACTCTGAAAATAACAGGGAGTTGGGTTGAATGATGGCAGAAaacccaaaataataaaaaaaaaattaaaaacccacaaaggttaaaaaaaaattccaaggggGGAATCACACACTCTCTTTTGACtaaactcatatacatacacaactcTAAATTTGACATgacaaaaaacattttaaaaccaaaAGATACACAAACCATCAACAGAGACACCTATCTATACAAACCTAGCCCACGGGAGGCTACGTCTGTGGCAATGAGGATAGGAGCCTTTCCAGATCGAAactctgaagaagaagaagaagagaaaaggtgCCAAGTTAGGGACCTGAGGCCATAAAGAACATCCGTAGAAGACatgaactgaagaaaaagaattccCCTCACCCACCCAAGATACACGCCTTTCATAATGTTGGCTTTGTACACCTATCTACAGCTCACAGCACActcattttaattaagaaaaaaaagtgttttaaatatgttcaaactgtgtgtctgtgtatgttgaGTGTAggtgctcagaggccagaggcatcgaATCCCTTTGTAGGggaaattacaggtggttgtgagccactcaacagAGGAGGCGGGATCCgccaagagcagtgtgtgctcttaaggctgggccacctctctagcccttttcatttgaaaagttttatttgtatttatattattaCAAACTTTAAAGAACTTTGGAGATGTACTCAAAATGCCCGGGGTTCGGTTAACTAGAACAGGGCTGGGTAGACTTTCATCTCCAAATAAAATTGAGTACAACACTTCTTTCTGCAAACAAACCTTTCTGGGAATGCAATCAGGCCATGTTTGCAGTCCTATCTACACTCGTTTTTGTGTAGAAATCACTGAACCCACTGTTTGGTGTACAAAGCCCCAGTAATCTATTCATTATAaaatggggaagggggagaggcagGACAGGTGTCAAAAAACTGTATTGTTGTGCTAGGCCCAGCaacacctaggaggcagaggcaggtggatagttctgagttcaaggccagcctgatctacatagtgagatcctatctcaaaagaaaatgctTAGTCTTATTCTTACCATTAAGTACCCAATCTCTTTCTGGTTGACTCTTGTCTCCATGGATACACATAGCTGGCCAACTATCAGAAGAATATTATATATTAGAAATGTTTACAAAAGTATTAGTACATAATTTTGATCAAGTTCTGTaagctacataataagactgCTCGTTTATGCATCCACACAATTATACATCAGGCTAAAatagcatacacacatgtatcagCCTTagcacagcagtggttctcaaccttcctaatgcagcaaccctctaatacagttcctgtGGTGACCCCTAtccatagaattattttgttgctacttcattaactgtaattttggtactgttatgaattataatgtaaatatctgatatgcggggctggagagatggtggagcagttaagagcactgactgttctttccaGGGgtctcaagtttggttcccagcaaccacatggtggctcacaaccatccatgagatctggtgccctcttcgggcatgcagcacacacatagggagaacactatatatataataaatttcaaaaaaactatcggatatgcaggacatctgatgtAGGACTACTGTGAGAGGGTTGCCTGGCCCCGCCAACCTtgccatgacccacaggttgtgaTCTGCTGGTATACAGCTATCAAGGTGCTGTACTCACCCATCTCTGCGCATCCTTCGAGTGAGGTCATCACAGCGTCTCTTTGTCTCCACAAATATTATagtcttattttccttttccgCCATAATTTCCTCCATCAGTTGGATCAATCTGAAAAGACCAACAATGCAGTCTCACACAGTAAAGTTCTTCCATCAATCACACAGATGCTATTAACTCCCAAAGCTTAGagtgtggtggcacttgcctacaatcccagtatccctcaggaggctgaagcaggatgaaGAATTCAAGGGTCAACCTCAATACACAACAAGAATATTTTCttccaaaaaggaaacaaaacaaaacaaaaaactaacttttttgttttttgttttgcaggGGACGTGGTTCCTCTGTATAgctctgtcctgaaactcactctgtagaccaggcaggctggcctcaaactgcctcctgagtgccgggattaaaagcacctgccatcacacccagcctgTTGAGAGATACTTTAATAAGCACATACATCTGTATTTAAGTCTTTGCTCTTACGGAGGGGACTGAATCTAGCTCTGGGCATCCACTAtgagtgactcacaaccacctgtaattccagcaccaggggatctgAACTATTTCCTTACCTTTATGAGCACAGTGCATGAACACAAACAAGACAAACGAACTCTGGCTGTTATACTATTTCCCTGCATGCATGATGCCCTGGATTCAATGCCCAGCAACACCTTAACGAAGTGTGGAGGAGGCatatgccttaaatcccagcacacgggaggcaggaATTAAATCTAATCTTCTGTTACACCTCAAGTTCCAAGCCTGCCAAGGATCCATGAACAAAACTGATTCCCACCAATTCCCACTTGCTTCCAGCAGGCCTGATGCACTGACATTCTACCTATCTGAAAATGACAAATGGAGGCCATGAGAAGCAAAACTTAAATCTGCCTTAAAATTATACAGCTGCCATTAAACAAAAGCCTGGATTCAAATCCAACAATCCAAGATCATGCATTTAACTTCAATGCTCCAATGAATGACACCCAAAGAATGCTTCAATCTCAAAAAAATCCTGGCCTTTTCAGCTATGGTACAGTATagcttgtaattctagcattctgaGGCTAAGGAAGGAGGGGTCAGGAGTTTGAGGGCAACCTTAGGATATCTAGTTCAGCCTTGTCTCAGAAATAAACCAAACGTAAAAACAGGATAACGAAGTCTCCTTTCATACTTGTGATCTTTTTCACTTTCCATACAGACATCCACAATCTGCAAGATGTTGTGGTTGGCACTCAACTCCAGATTGCCCACATTGATCTGGGTGTAATCACGCAGGAAGTCCTCTGCAAGCTGCCTTACTTCCTTTGGCCAAGTTGCACTCCACATCAGTGTCTGCCGGTCAGGCTATCAGGAAATGAAGGTTTCC is from Peromyscus maniculatus bairdii isolate BWxNUB_F1_BW_parent chromosome 20, HU_Pman_BW_mat_3.1, whole genome shotgun sequence and encodes:
- the Ddx17 gene encoding putative ATP-dependent RNA helicase DDX17 isoform X2, whose amino-acid sequence is MRGGGFGDRDRDRDRGGFGARGGSGLPPKKFGNPGERLRKKKWDLSELPKFEKNFYVEHPEVARLTPYEVDELRRKKEITVRGGDVCPKPVFAFHHANFPQYVMDVLMDQHFTEPTPIQCQGFPLALSGRDMVGIAQTGSGKTLAYLLPAIVHINHQPYLERGDGPICLVLAPTRELAQQVQQVADDYGKCSRLKSTCIYGGAPKGPQIRDLERGVEICIATPGRLIDFLESGKTNLRRCTYLVLDEADRMLDMGFEPQIRKIVDQIRPDRQTLMWSATWPKEVRQLAEDFLRDYTQINVGNLELSANHNILQIVDVCMESEKDHKLIQLMEEIMAEKENKTIIFVETKRRCDDLTRRMRRDGWPAMCIHGDKSQPERDWVLNEFRSGKAPILIATDVASRGLDVEDVKFVINYDYPNSSEDYVHRIGRTARSTNKGTAYTFFTPGNLKQARELIKVLEEANQAINPKLMQLVDHRGGGGGGGGRSRYRTTSSANNPNLMYQDECDRRLRGVKDGGRRDSTSYRDRSETDRASYANGSGYGSPNSAFGAQAGQYTYAQGTYGAAAYGTSGYTAQEYAAGTYGAGGTASSGRSSQSSSQQFSGLGRAGQQPQPLMSQQFAQPPGATNMIGYMGQTAYQYPPPPPPPPPSRK
- the Ddx17 gene encoding putative ATP-dependent RNA helicase DDX17 isoform X1 encodes the protein MRGGGFGDRDRDRDRGGFGARGGSGLPPKKFGNPGERLRKKKWDLSELPKFEKNFYVEHPEVARLTPYEVDELRRKKEITVRGGDVCPKPVFAFHHANFPQYVMDVLMDQHFTEPTPIQCQGFPLALSGRDMVGIAQTGSGKTLAYLLPAIVHINHQPYLERGDGPICLVLAPTRELAQQVQQVADDYGKCSRLKSTCIYGGAPKGPQIRDLERGVEICIATPGRLIDFLESGKTNLRRCTYLVLDEADRMLDMGFEPQIRKIVDQIRPDRQTLMWSATWPKEVRQLAEDFLRDYTQINVGNLELSANHNILQIVDVCMESEKDHKLIQLMEEIMAEKENKTIIFVETKRRCDDLTRRMRRDGWPAMCIHGDKSQPERDWVLNEFRSGKAPILIATDVASRGLDVEDVKFVINYDYPNSSEDYVHRIGRTARSTNKGTAYTFFTPGNLKQARELIKVLEEANQAINPKLMQLVDHRGGGGGGGKGGRSRYRTTSSANNPNLMYQDECDRRLRGVKDGGRRDSTSYRDRSETDRASYANGSGYGSPNSAFGAQAGQYTYAQGTYGAAAYGTSGYTAQEYAAGTYGAGGTASSGRSSQSSSQQFSGLGRAGQQPQPLMSQQFAQPPGATNMIGYMGQTAYQYPPPPPPPPPSRK